One Sphingomonas sp. SUN039 genomic window carries:
- a CDS encoding Gfo/Idh/MocA family protein, protein MRYGLVGTGMMGVEHINNVAITPGAEIVALADPVGTSLGWAKGALGAEANPQVFGSSMELAKAELDAVIVASPNYTHRDVLEPLLDAGLNILCEKPVATTLEDARWIVERAAQSPGIFWTAMEYRFMPPAAEFVRQVHDGRTGRLQMLSIREHRFPFLPKVGDWNRFSANTGGTMVEKCCHFFDLMRLIVGAEAVRVYCSGAMDVNHLDERYDGRTPDIIDNSYTTVDFANGVRAMLDLSMFAEGAENQEEITAVGDKARLDCLIPTGDLVFSPRTGFHQPKAVTREHVAVEAHALNAGHHHGATFYQHQKFCAAVKGETPVEVTATDGMMAVAIGTAAEISAREHRVVEMSELGF, encoded by the coding sequence TTGCGCTACGGCCTTGTGGGTACCGGCATGATGGGCGTCGAGCACATCAACAATGTCGCGATTACGCCGGGTGCGGAGATCGTCGCGCTCGCCGATCCAGTGGGGACGTCGCTCGGCTGGGCAAAAGGCGCGCTGGGGGCCGAGGCTAACCCGCAGGTCTTCGGCAGCAGCATGGAACTGGCGAAAGCAGAGCTCGACGCGGTCATCGTGGCCAGCCCGAATTACACCCACCGCGACGTGCTGGAGCCGTTGCTTGATGCGGGGTTGAACATCCTTTGCGAAAAGCCGGTCGCGACGACGCTCGAGGACGCGCGCTGGATCGTCGAGCGTGCCGCTCAATCGCCGGGCATCTTCTGGACCGCCATGGAGTATCGCTTCATGCCGCCCGCCGCCGAGTTCGTGCGGCAGGTGCATGACGGACGCACCGGCAGGTTGCAGATGCTGAGCATCCGCGAGCACCGTTTTCCCTTCCTGCCGAAGGTCGGCGACTGGAACCGCTTCAGCGCCAACACCGGCGGCACAATGGTCGAAAAATGCTGCCATTTCTTCGACCTGATGCGCTTGATCGTGGGTGCCGAGGCAGTGCGCGTCTATTGTTCGGGCGCGATGGATGTGAACCATCTCGACGAGCGCTACGACGGCCGCACGCCCGACATCATCGACAACAGCTACACGACCGTGGACTTCGCCAATGGCGTCCGCGCGATGCTCGACCTGTCGATGTTTGCGGAAGGGGCGGAGAACCAGGAAGAGATCACTGCGGTCGGCGACAAGGCGCGGCTCGACTGCCTGATTCCGACCGGCGACCTGGTGTTTTCCCCACGCACCGGTTTCCATCAGCCCAAGGCGGTGACGCGCGAACATGTCGCGGTCGAGGCCCATGCGCTGAATGCCGGGCACCACCATGGCGCGACCTTTTACCAGCATCAGAAATTCTGTGCAGCGGTGAAGGGTGAAACGCCGGTAGAAGTGACCGCGACCGACGGGATGATGGCGGTTGCCATCGGTACCGCCGCCGAAATCAGCGCGCGCGAACACCGCGTTGTCGAGATGAGTGAACTGGGTTTCTAA
- a CDS encoding LacI family DNA-binding transcriptional regulator, whose product MASRNTINDVAKAAGVSIKTVSRVLNKERYVRADTRAKVEAAMAALSFSPSLAARSLAGKRSHQIALIYDNHSPYYIHAVQEGVWARCREAEVRMLAQPADVASPTIAAEVGGLIDETHVDGIILSSPVTDCPQVLDELERRGIPFVRISPGTNHALTSSVYMDDVQAADDMTTHLINLGHRVIGFIVGHPNHMASEQRLFGYRRALDRAGIAYEPGLVHPGEFDFASGVVAAHSLLSYPRRPTAIFASNDDMAAGVLTVAHSKGLALPDDLSVAGFDDTPLAQLVWPPLTTIRQPTRDLAHAAASLLFEKLDGVEHRRLQHELVVRGSTARVA is encoded by the coding sequence ATGGCATCGCGCAACACGATCAACGACGTCGCGAAAGCAGCGGGCGTGTCGATCAAGACGGTCAGCCGTGTCCTTAACAAGGAACGCTATGTCCGCGCCGATACGCGCGCCAAGGTCGAGGCGGCGATGGCAGCACTGTCGTTTTCACCCAGCCTTGCCGCGCGGTCGCTGGCGGGGAAAAGGTCGCACCAGATTGCGCTGATCTATGACAACCATTCGCCCTATTACATCCATGCCGTGCAGGAGGGCGTGTGGGCGCGGTGCCGCGAGGCAGAGGTGCGGATGCTCGCGCAGCCGGCCGATGTCGCCTCGCCGACGATCGCGGCGGAGGTCGGCGGGCTGATCGACGAAACGCATGTCGACGGAATCATTCTGTCGTCGCCGGTCACCGACTGTCCGCAGGTGCTCGACGAACTCGAACGCCGCGGCATCCCGTTCGTCCGGATTTCGCCCGGCACCAACCACGCGCTGACCTCTTCGGTGTATATGGACGATGTGCAGGCGGCGGATGACATGACGACGCACCTGATCAACCTCGGTCACCGCGTCATCGGTTTCATCGTCGGCCACCCCAACCATATGGCGAGCGAGCAGCGCCTGTTCGGTTACCGCCGCGCGCTCGACCGCGCGGGCATCGCCTATGAGCCGGGGCTGGTCCACCCCGGCGAGTTCGACTTCGCGAGCGGCGTGGTCGCAGCACATTCACTGCTCAGCTACCCCCGCCGCCCGACCGCGATTTTCGCTTCGAACGACGACATGGCGGCAGGTGTGCTGACGGTGGCGCACAGCAAAGGATTGGCCCTGCCCGACGACCTGTCGGTGGCGGGTTTCGACGACACCCCCCTCGCACAACTCGTCTGGCCCCCGCTGACGACAATCCGCCAACCGACCCGCGATCTGGCGCACGCGGCAGCCTCATTGCTGTTCGAAAAGCTCGACGGGGTCGAACACCGGCGGTTGCAGCACGAACTGGTTGTGCGAGGGAGCACTGCGCGGGTGGCTTGA
- a CDS encoding aldo/keto reductase family oxidoreductase translates to MSTLPPVPATRLLGKSGIVVSSMAWGMWRFAGRSVAEARTLVEAALDSGITLLDTADIYGFDGKGGFGNAEALLGQVFAEAPALRDRMVLATKGGIMPPLPYDSSPAYLDTALDASLKRMGVHRVDLYQIHRPDILTHPHEIAKFAEKAYALGKIGAFGVSNMTVAQTAALLAFMPRDLPLSTIQPELSPLCLDAITDGTLDLALQHNLAPMAWSPLGGGRIASPTDARATAVAAALDAVAQTHGVSRTAATYSWIMAHPARPIPIVGSQQVDRIREAADAYKVTWTREDWYKVLVASRGEKLP, encoded by the coding sequence ATGTCCACCCTGCCCCCTGTTCCCGCGACACGCCTGCTCGGCAAGAGCGGCATTGTCGTGTCGTCGATGGCCTGGGGCATGTGGCGCTTTGCCGGGCGCAGCGTTGCCGAGGCGCGGACACTGGTCGAGGCGGCGCTCGACAGCGGCATTACACTGCTCGACACCGCCGACATCTACGGCTTCGACGGCAAGGGCGGGTTCGGCAATGCCGAGGCGCTGCTCGGGCAAGTGTTCGCCGAGGCCCCTGCCCTGCGCGACCGGATGGTGCTGGCGACCAAGGGCGGGATCATGCCGCCGCTGCCCTATGATAGTTCGCCCGCCTATCTCGACACCGCGCTCGACGCCTCGCTCAAGCGTATGGGCGTACACCGCGTCGACCTCTACCAGATCCACCGGCCCGACATCCTGACCCATCCGCACGAGATCGCGAAGTTTGCGGAGAAAGCCTATGCGCTCGGCAAGATCGGCGCGTTCGGCGTGTCGAACATGACGGTAGCGCAGACCGCGGCGCTGCTGGCGTTCATGCCGCGCGATTTGCCGCTGTCGACGATCCAGCCCGAACTATCGCCGCTGTGCCTCGATGCCATCACCGATGGGACACTCGACCTCGCGCTCCAGCACAATCTCGCCCCGATGGCTTGGTCGCCGTTGGGCGGCGGGCGCATCGCGAGTCCGACCGACGCCCGCGCGACAGCCGTTGCCGCTGCGCTCGACGCCGTCGCACAGACGCACGGCGTATCGCGCACGGCAGCAACCTATAGCTGGATCATGGCGCATCCTGCGCGCCCCATTCCCATTGTCGGGTCGCAGCAAGTCGACCGCATCCGCGAGGCAGCGGACGCGTACAAGGTCACCTGGACGCGTGAGGACTGGTACAAGGTACTGGTCGCGTCGCGCGGGGAGAAATTGCCATGA
- a CDS encoding LLM class flavin-dependent oxidoreductase, whose product MTSPVEVSWFSALCDDDYEFLGQPDPALASSWEHCRNIVLTAEKGGFDNILLPSGYQLGLDTTAFAAAIAALTSRIRLLMAVRIGESWPPQLARQIATLDRITGGRMTINIISSDLPGEKLASAPRYARTLEVMQILKALLNGEHLVHHGEHYDIEIDPPRMTTVGGKCPPLYFGGLSEDAREAAAQGCDVYLMWPDTMPAVREIISDMRARAARHGRTLKFGYRAHVIVRETESEARAYASRLLSKLDADTGDAIRAKSLDSTSVGVQRQAELRASAGDEGFVEDNLWTGIGRARSGCGAAIVGDPGQVLAKLRAYQAEGIEAFILSGYPHAAEADLFSRHVLPHLDHGPLML is encoded by the coding sequence ATGACGTCACCGGTGGAAGTCAGCTGGTTCTCGGCACTGTGCGACGACGATTACGAATTTCTGGGGCAACCAGACCCTGCGCTGGCTTCGAGCTGGGAGCATTGCCGCAATATCGTGTTGACCGCCGAAAAAGGCGGGTTCGACAACATCCTGTTGCCGAGCGGTTACCAGCTCGGGCTCGACACGACTGCGTTCGCCGCAGCGATTGCTGCACTGACGAGCCGCATCCGCCTGCTGATGGCGGTCCGCATCGGCGAGAGCTGGCCGCCGCAATTGGCACGCCAGATCGCAACGCTCGACCGCATTACGGGCGGGCGGATGACGATCAATATCATCTCGTCCGACCTGCCCGGCGAAAAGCTGGCGAGCGCGCCGCGTTACGCCCGCACGCTCGAGGTCATGCAGATCCTGAAGGCGCTGCTCAACGGCGAGCACCTGGTCCATCACGGCGAACACTATGATATCGAGATCGATCCGCCCCGCATGACGACGGTCGGCGGCAAATGCCCGCCGCTGTATTTCGGCGGCCTGTCGGAGGATGCGCGCGAAGCTGCCGCGCAGGGGTGCGACGTCTATCTGATGTGGCCCGACACCATGCCCGCCGTCCGCGAGATTATCAGCGACATGCGCGCCCGTGCTGCGCGGCATGGCCGGACGCTCAAATTCGGCTACCGCGCCCACGTCATCGTCCGCGAGACCGAGAGCGAAGCGCGCGCCTATGCGTCACGGCTGCTGTCGAAGCTCGATGCCGATACCGGCGACGCGATCCGCGCCAAATCGCTCGATTCGACCAGCGTCGGCGTTCAACGCCAGGCAGAATTGCGCGCATCGGCGGGCGACGAGGGTTTCGTCGAGGACAATCTGTGGACCGGCATCGGTCGTGCGCGTTCGGGTTGCGGTGCCGCCATTGTCGGCGATCCCGGTCAGGTGTTGGCGAAACTGCGCGCCTATCAGGCCGAGGGGATCGAAGCGTTCATCCTGTCAGGCTATCCACACGCCGCAGAAGCAGACCTGTTCAGCCGACATGTGCTGCCGCATCTCGACCATGGCCCGTTGATGCTGTAA
- a CDS encoding DUF1800 family protein produces the protein MHDDAEFRTDTDTLFAPALPDGAPDEIAVPKSLTGIVTATLPALALAACGGDGGSAPTSVTPTPTPTPTVVAPTKTQASRFLGQTTMGVASADVDKVVAQGYDAWIAEQFATPRATTFWDWLVAGGYNAAANINGQAGFDPAVWKQLISGQDQLRQRTGMALLNMLVVGIDGLNTNWKAFAQAGYMDVLWDNAFGNYRDIMDKISLNAAMGYWLTYIGNRKANTTTGAQPDENYARELMQLFTIGLYKLNADGTQQLTGGNPVETYTQDDVQQLARVFTGFTLDSTDSTTPDRLRRPLINVAANYETGAKAFLGATIPAGTTAFESLRLALDAIFAHTNVPPFVSKQLIQRFVTSNPSAAYVGRVSAVFTNNGSGVRGDMKAVIRAILTDTEARSDTNLTNANFGHLREPVMRLTNWARAFGVTSASDAWAIGNTSSSLNRLAESPGHSPSVFNFFRPGYAPPNTAIATAGLVAPEMQITNEPSVIAYVNYMQTLIQSGTGDVRADYTAILTKATDTNALVDEVNLLVANGQLGSATVSAIQTAVASIGTTTAALLNNRVYTAILLTMASPDYLAQK, from the coding sequence GTGCACGACGACGCCGAATTCCGGACCGATACCGATACGCTCTTCGCGCCTGCCCTTCCCGACGGCGCGCCGGACGAAATCGCCGTGCCGAAATCGCTGACGGGGATCGTCACAGCGACCCTTCCGGCGCTTGCGCTGGCGGCATGCGGCGGTGACGGCGGCAGCGCGCCAACGTCGGTAACCCCGACCCCGACGCCCACCCCCACGGTGGTCGCCCCGACCAAGACGCAGGCGTCACGCTTCCTCGGCCAGACGACGATGGGGGTGGCGAGCGCCGACGTCGATAAGGTCGTCGCGCAAGGCTATGATGCCTGGATCGCCGAGCAGTTCGCAACGCCGCGCGCGACGACTTTCTGGGACTGGCTGGTGGCGGGCGGCTATAATGCGGCGGCGAATATCAACGGACAGGCCGGCTTCGATCCGGCAGTCTGGAAACAGCTGATCTCGGGGCAGGACCAGCTGCGCCAACGTACGGGGATGGCGCTGCTCAACATGCTGGTCGTCGGCATCGACGGGTTGAACACCAACTGGAAAGCGTTCGCCCAGGCAGGTTACATGGATGTCCTGTGGGACAATGCTTTCGGCAATTACCGCGACATCATGGACAAGATTTCGCTGAACGCGGCGATGGGGTACTGGCTGACCTATATCGGCAACCGCAAGGCCAACACGACCACCGGTGCGCAGCCCGACGAGAATTACGCGCGCGAACTAATGCAGCTTTTCACCATCGGCCTGTACAAGCTGAACGCCGACGGGACGCAGCAGCTGACGGGCGGCAATCCGGTCGAAACCTATACGCAGGACGACGTGCAACAGCTTGCCCGCGTTTTCACCGGCTTCACGCTCGACTCGACAGATTCGACGACGCCCGACCGGCTGCGGCGTCCGCTCATCAATGTAGCGGCTAACTACGAAACCGGGGCCAAGGCTTTTCTCGGGGCGACGATCCCGGCCGGAACGACAGCTTTCGAAAGCCTGCGCCTCGCGCTCGATGCGATTTTCGCGCACACCAATGTTCCTCCGTTCGTGTCGAAGCAGCTGATCCAGCGCTTTGTCACGAGCAACCCGTCCGCCGCCTATGTCGGGCGCGTTTCGGCGGTGTTTACGAACAACGGCAGCGGCGTGCGCGGCGACATGAAAGCGGTGATCCGGGCGATCCTGACCGACACTGAGGCACGCAGCGACACCAACCTCACCAATGCCAATTTCGGCCATCTGCGCGAGCCGGTCATGCGCCTGACGAACTGGGCGCGCGCGTTCGGGGTGACGTCGGCGTCGGACGCCTGGGCGATCGGCAACACCAGCTCCTCGCTCAATCGCCTTGCAGAATCGCCGGGCCACAGTCCCAGCGTCTTCAACTTTTTCAGGCCCGGTTATGCGCCGCCGAATACGGCCATCGCAACGGCCGGGCTGGTCGCACCGGAAATGCAGATCACCAACGAACCCAGCGTCATCGCCTATGTCAATTACATGCAGACGCTGATCCAGTCGGGCACCGGCGACGTCCGCGCCGATTATACCGCGATCCTGACCAAGGCCACCGATACCAACGCCCTGGTCGATGAGGTCAACCTGCTCGTCGCCAACGGCCAGCTCGGGTCGGCAACGGTATCGGCGATCCAGACCGCCGTCGCCAGCATCGGCACGACAACGGCGGCGCTGCTCAATAACCGAGTATACACCGCCATCCTGCTGACGATGGCATCGCCCGACTATCTGGCGCAGAAATAA
- a CDS encoding DUF1501 domain-containing protein encodes MFEDQSRRAFLQRSSSLGIVGAASPFVMNLAAIGEAAASVNTDYKALVCIFLFGGNDWANTLPPYDQASYNAYQAQRSALAYLRTDLAPTLLNPTTALPGGRQFALSPSLAPLLPVFDAGKMAPVLNVGTLMQPTTKAQYTAKSVPLPPKLFSHNDQQSFWQASNPEGANSGWGGRIGDLMQAGNGNATLTCINASGNAVFLTGRQAVQYSVGTSGPIALSARTTLYGSTAASTALQNLMGGTNAGLLANEHAKVSKRSLDAYAQVSTALTAAPVLTTAFPTSSLGQQLKVVANMISMSSQLGARRQVFFVSTGGFDLHDNLVALHPGLLNGVATAARAFYDATVELGISDKVTAFTGSDFGRTLLANTDGSDHGWGSMHFVMGGAVKGKQLYGTAPEYGNNTPSDVGQGRLLPTTSVDQYASTLASWFGVANSDMTTVLPNMGNYNASTWNLGFV; translated from the coding sequence ATGTTCGAAGATCAATCGCGTCGCGCCTTCCTGCAACGCTCCAGCTCGCTCGGTATCGTGGGTGCCGCCAGTCCGTTCGTGATGAATCTCGCGGCGATCGGTGAGGCGGCAGCCTCGGTCAATACCGACTACAAGGCACTGGTGTGCATATTCCTGTTCGGCGGGAACGACTGGGCCAACACCCTGCCCCCCTATGACCAGGCAAGCTACAACGCCTATCAGGCGCAGCGCAGCGCGCTCGCTTACCTTCGCACCGACCTTGCGCCGACCCTGCTCAATCCGACGACGGCGCTGCCCGGCGGACGCCAATTCGCGCTGTCGCCGTCGCTCGCCCCTCTGCTGCCCGTGTTCGATGCGGGAAAAATGGCCCCGGTGCTCAACGTCGGCACCTTGATGCAGCCGACGACCAAGGCCCAGTACACCGCGAAATCGGTGCCGCTGCCGCCGAAACTGTTTTCGCACAACGACCAGCAGTCGTTCTGGCAGGCGAGCAATCCCGAAGGCGCGAATTCGGGCTGGGGCGGTCGCATCGGCGACCTGATGCAGGCCGGGAACGGCAATGCGACGCTGACCTGCATCAATGCGAGCGGCAATGCCGTATTCCTGACCGGACGACAGGCCGTGCAATATTCCGTCGGCACCAGCGGGCCCATTGCGCTGAGCGCGCGCACCACGCTCTACGGATCGACGGCGGCCAGTACGGCACTCCAGAATCTGATGGGCGGAACAAATGCCGGCCTGCTGGCGAACGAGCATGCCAAAGTCAGCAAGCGGTCGCTCGATGCCTATGCCCAGGTCTCGACAGCGCTTACCGCAGCCCCCGTACTGACGACCGCATTCCCGACGAGTTCGCTGGGTCAGCAGCTGAAGGTGGTGGCGAACATGATCTCGATGTCGAGCCAGCTCGGCGCGCGGCGGCAGGTATTTTTCGTCTCGACCGGCGGCTTCGATCTGCACGACAATCTCGTCGCCCTGCATCCCGGGCTGCTCAACGGCGTCGCGACCGCCGCGCGCGCGTTCTACGATGCGACGGTGGAACTCGGCATTTCGGACAAGGTCACTGCGTTCACCGGCTCCGATTTCGGGCGGACTTTGCTCGCCAACACCGACGGCTCGGATCACGGTTGGGGATCGATGCACTTCGTCATGGGCGGCGCTGTGAAGGGCAAGCAACTCTACGGCACCGCCCCCGAATACGGCAACAATACCCCGAGCGACGTCGGCCAGGGGAGGCTCCTGCCGACCACCTCGGTCGATCAATATGCATCGACCTTGGCCAGCTGGTTCGGGGTTGCGAATTCGGACATGACGACGGTGTTGCCCAATATGGGGAATTACAACGCGTCGACGTGGAATTTGGGCTTCGTTTGA
- a CDS encoding HU family DNA-binding protein, protein MNKQELIGHVADVAGLSKGDAVKAVEAVFDTITATLKKGGEVRLVGFGTFTVSKRKASTGRNPRTGEPMEIKASVQPKFKSGKGLKDACTGR, encoded by the coding sequence ATGAATAAACAGGAGCTGATCGGTCATGTTGCGGACGTCGCGGGCCTGTCGAAGGGCGATGCCGTCAAGGCCGTCGAGGCGGTGTTCGACACGATCACCGCAACGCTGAAAAAAGGCGGCGAAGTCCGTCTGGTCGGTTTCGGCACGTTTACGGTCTCCAAGCGCAAGGCGTCGACGGGCCGCAATCCACGCACCGGCGAGCCGATGGAAATCAAGGCGTCGGTCCAGCCGAAGTTCAAATCGGGCAAGGGCCTGAAGGACGCCTGTACCGGACGTTGA